Proteins from one Parvibaculum lavamentivorans DS-1 genomic window:
- a CDS encoding alpha/beta hydrolase — protein MTLTAHRRSAASGKAEWLVVFLHGYGSAGAELMSFADYWQSSMPNVAFVAPDGPQATKDGGFQWIGKRPGTDPRLYDDAVEAAPLLHTFIDAELARENLGPDRLTLVGFSQGTVMALHLGLRRAAAPAAVLGYSGGLVGADKLKDEIASKPPVMLVHGEQDALAPVYGMMASVKALSAAGIVCQGVPLPNLGHEVNADALIYGARFLLSAFAFRQKHGVPES, from the coding sequence GTGACGCTCACCGCCCACCGCCGCTCCGCCGCCTCCGGCAAGGCGGAATGGCTTGTCGTTTTCCTTCACGGCTACGGTTCCGCAGGCGCAGAACTTATGAGCTTCGCCGACTACTGGCAGTCCTCCATGCCGAACGTCGCCTTCGTCGCGCCGGATGGTCCGCAGGCCACGAAAGACGGCGGCTTTCAATGGATCGGCAAACGCCCCGGCACCGATCCGCGCCTCTATGACGACGCGGTGGAAGCCGCGCCCCTTCTCCACACCTTCATCGACGCCGAACTTGCGCGCGAAAATCTCGGGCCGGACCGCCTCACGCTTGTCGGATTCAGCCAGGGAACAGTGATGGCACTGCATCTCGGCCTCCGCCGCGCCGCGGCCCCCGCTGCCGTGCTCGGCTACTCCGGCGGTCTCGTCGGTGCCGACAAGCTGAAAGACGAAATCGCCTCGAAGCCGCCCGTCATGCTGGTCCATGGCGAACAGGATGCGCTCGCGCCGGTCTACGGCATGATGGCCTCGGTAAAGGCGCTTTCGGCCGCAGGAATTGTTTGCCAGGGCGTGCCGCTCCCGAACCTCGGCCACGAGGTCAATGCCGACGCCCTCATCTACGGCGCACGCTTCCTCCTCTCCGCCTTTGCTTTCCGCCAGAAGCACGGCGTGCCGGAAAGCTGA